In Aminobacterium sp. MB27-C1, a single genomic region encodes these proteins:
- a CDS encoding pilus assembly protein TadG-related protein has protein sequence MREKNRKENFKRSRGAVLVWVAASMVVLFGAGALTLDYGRLVMTRWRLQTAADAASLAGAWELGNAMASQTLREASATQVAAEVATDNKSEGSYSVDFPDALTCRVTAQEIVGMTFARILGITSSAVSARAAAQISSASSSIGLRPLGIEEPETGFVFGEQYLLKIGPHDPSDPEDPGYQHHGNFHALAFGGKGANNFREKLKFGYDAIVKEGMMVTTEPGNMSGPTEDGIDYIIALEIIKEGVDYILDEDGRISWDWYSTHLDDLYESPRLITLPVVAGWEVYGRKEVEVVGFASFFLEGVEGTGKDSRVIGRFVERVIPGSSGGGSGSFGAYSVSLIQ, from the coding sequence ATGAGAGAAAAGAACCGAAAGGAAAATTTTAAACGAAGTCGGGGAGCTGTTCTTGTGTGGGTAGCTGCCAGCATGGTGGTGTTATTTGGTGCAGGTGCTCTTACTTTAGATTACGGTCGTCTTGTTATGACTCGCTGGCGTCTTCAGACAGCTGCTGATGCAGCAAGTCTTGCTGGGGCGTGGGAACTTGGAAATGCTATGGCAAGTCAGACTCTTCGAGAAGCAAGTGCTACGCAAGTTGCTGCTGAAGTCGCTACTGATAACAAATCAGAAGGAAGTTACTCTGTAGATTTTCCAGATGCGCTTACATGTCGTGTAACGGCGCAAGAGATAGTTGGCATGACTTTTGCCCGCATCTTGGGCATAACGTCTAGTGCTGTTTCTGCCCGTGCCGCAGCGCAAATTTCATCGGCCTCTTCTTCTATAGGATTACGTCCGTTAGGCATAGAAGAGCCTGAAACAGGATTTGTTTTTGGAGAACAGTATCTTTTAAAAATTGGTCCTCATGATCCTTCTGATCCCGAAGACCCAGGGTATCAGCATCACGGGAATTTTCATGCTCTAGCTTTTGGTGGAAAGGGCGCAAATAATTTTAGAGAAAAACTAAAATTTGGTTACGATGCCATTGTAAAAGAGGGCATGATGGTTACAACCGAACCTGGAAATATGTCTGGCCCAACAGAAGATGGTATCGATTATATTATCGCTCTTGAAATCATCAAAGAAGGTGTGGATTATATTCTTGATGAAGACGGACGTATTTCATGGGATTGGTATTCAACCCATCTTGATGATTTATACGAAAGCCCACGATTGATTACTTTACCTGTCGTTGCAGGTTGGGAGGTATACGGACGCAAAGAAGTGGAAGTTGTGGGGTTTGCCAGTTTCTTTCTTGAAGGGGTAGAGGGTACCGGTAAAGATTCACGAGTTATTGGCCGTTTTGTGGAAAGAGTTATTCCAGGCAGTTCTGGTGGTGGAAGTGGCTCTTTTGGCGCTTATTCAGTTAGTCTAATTCAATGA
- the cpaB gene encoding Flp pilus assembly protein CpaB yields the protein MKKRGIFLVVSLLLGIMAAFLVYQQIRSYKLKIARAERELISVVVATRPKDAFSIITSEDVKTVRMPRSSIPADEVLSLDEVVGKASMMELSTGDPVLKGKLSLDPEKLGVAFQLPNGRVAIALPIDEVRATGGLLRPGDYVDVFHVYREKDEVSPTSRLLLSRVKVLAIGGVMGRKEEKETNKEKQMVAQTAVVEVSPEEAAVAAWAQSLGNLWLALRPAHEETQTPLVVYKGPGNSNSPKGVAEAAPMKSVVKRSVPAIPKGWKIEMIQPGNITTVTVSPDGRSR from the coding sequence GTGAAAAAGAGAGGAATTTTCTTAGTAGTTTCTTTGTTATTAGGAATTATGGCAGCTTTTTTAGTATATCAGCAGATCCGTAGTTACAAACTAAAGATTGCCCGGGCAGAAAGAGAGCTTATTTCTGTTGTGGTGGCAACACGTCCCAAAGATGCTTTTTCTATTATTACATCCGAAGATGTAAAGACTGTTAGAATGCCAAGAAGCAGCATTCCTGCAGATGAAGTGTTATCTTTAGACGAAGTTGTCGGAAAAGCTTCTATGATGGAGCTCTCAACTGGCGATCCTGTATTAAAAGGGAAATTGTCGCTAGATCCTGAGAAGCTTGGAGTAGCATTTCAGCTTCCAAATGGTCGCGTAGCTATAGCTTTACCTATTGATGAGGTACGGGCTACTGGAGGTCTTCTTCGCCCAGGTGATTACGTTGATGTTTTCCACGTTTACAGAGAGAAAGATGAGGTTAGCCCTACATCTCGTCTTCTTCTTTCTCGGGTAAAGGTTCTCGCTATTGGTGGAGTTATGGGACGTAAAGAAGAGAAAGAAACAAATAAAGAAAAACAAATGGTGGCACAAACAGCGGTAGTAGAAGTTTCTCCAGAAGAAGCGGCAGTGGCAGCCTGGGCGCAGAGTCTCGGCAATTTATGGTTGGCCTTACGTCCGGCTCATGAAGAGACACAGACCCCCCTAGTTGTGTATAAAGGGCCCGGAAACTCCAATTCACCGAAAGGTGTGGCCGAGGCAGCCCCAATGAAGTCTGTTGTTAAAAGAAGTGTACCTGCCATACCTAAGGGCTGGAAAATAGAAATGATTCAGCCTGGAAATATAACAACAGTAACAGTTTCTCCTGATGGGAGGTCTCGTTGA
- a CDS encoding type II and III secretion system protein family protein, protein MTRLVRKISTFFVIALVVALWGGIPAVAATYHLDVGDSAVLKYQNVKRMSVGNPDVLDAVPLDNNQILLTGKIEGGAALIVWDVKGMHMEKILVHPSTDAPSWELKELLKAENVDVTVRGGAVVLEGKVKTPRDRIRAVAIAGAFGEKIINLLEVEDAPQIKLRAIVMELKKQDGDKLGLKSLEYNDNHFWGIFDFNPDNAHVIDYTQNNDLPTSINAVINALIENKQAKILSKPYLSTLSGEEAFLNVGGEIPVPVGVDNNEIKVEWKPYGVIMKFTPELDGLGEIWLTFEAEVSEIDWENAVETEGIKIPAIRSRKIANKVRLAHNESLVVGGLLDNKQSKYVKKIPLLGDIPIIGQLFRSKEFTNDETELVITVTPEVVGL, encoded by the coding sequence ATGACTCGTCTCGTTAGAAAGATAAGCACTTTTTTTGTTATAGCGTTAGTAGTAGCTCTTTGGGGGGGTATTCCAGCGGTAGCTGCAACTTATCATCTTGATGTGGGAGACAGTGCTGTTCTTAAATATCAGAATGTAAAGAGAATGTCGGTAGGAAATCCAGATGTTCTTGACGCTGTTCCTTTGGATAATAACCAAATTCTGCTTACCGGGAAAATCGAAGGCGGAGCTGCTCTTATAGTGTGGGATGTCAAAGGAATGCATATGGAAAAGATTCTCGTCCATCCTTCAACAGATGCCCCTTCGTGGGAGCTAAAGGAATTGCTGAAAGCAGAAAATGTTGATGTTACCGTTCGCGGAGGTGCTGTTGTTCTTGAAGGTAAAGTGAAAACTCCAAGAGATCGCATACGAGCTGTTGCTATAGCAGGTGCTTTTGGTGAAAAAATAATAAATTTGTTAGAAGTTGAAGACGCTCCTCAGATAAAGCTTCGTGCCATTGTTATGGAGCTTAAAAAGCAAGATGGGGATAAACTTGGCTTGAAAAGTTTAGAGTATAACGATAATCATTTTTGGGGCATTTTTGATTTCAATCCAGATAATGCTCACGTTATCGATTACACACAGAACAATGATTTGCCAACAAGCATCAATGCAGTAATCAACGCTCTTATAGAGAATAAGCAAGCTAAAATTCTAAGTAAACCCTACCTATCTACGTTAAGTGGAGAAGAAGCTTTTCTCAATGTAGGAGGAGAGATTCCCGTTCCAGTGGGAGTGGATAACAACGAGATTAAAGTTGAGTGGAAACCATACGGAGTGATTATGAAATTCACGCCAGAACTTGATGGACTTGGTGAAATTTGGCTGACATTTGAAGCAGAAGTTAGTGAAATTGATTGGGAGAATGCCGTTGAAACTGAAGGCATAAAGATCCCAGCTATTCGAAGTCGAAAAATAGCGAACAAGGTACGTTTGGCTCATAATGAGTCTCTTGTTGTTGGTGGTTTACTTGACAATAAGCAATCAAAATACGTAAAGAAGATTCCGTTGCTTGGCGATATTCCTATTATTGGACAGCTGTTTAGAAGTAAAGAGTTCACGAACGATGAGACAGAACTCGTGATCACAGTGACACCGGAGGTGGTGGGCCTATGA
- a CDS encoding response regulator gives MIRVFIVDDDSVTRDVIRGMLQMEPDVEIIGESDRLEGVMETVTRLRPSVLLLDVQLPDGDGPELAEKLAEMPVHPGIIMISVQKDVAFLRKAMQAGARDYLLKPFTSAELVDAIRRVNTETLSKGGTRQAERIAIWSCRGGAGGSSFSISLASQLAMMGKRTALIDGDLYMGDVAFLLNTPYELSWTNWANECLSGVADGERYLALGPNNLMIMPTAKNPVQAELIKAGMADRLIQSLSDRFDYIFVDLHRNLDDISVELAEGCQRLWLVSDCTCTGVKNLHLVSGLLDQLRIPWIERAVILNRVEREHRSIVEKIDKEYTVKGILPFESKLENGWLRGEPLIIDQPRAAYSKIIREIASALEVREKVTS, from the coding sequence ATGATTCGAGTATTCATAGTAGATGATGATTCTGTAACAAGAGATGTTATTCGCGGTATGTTGCAGATGGAGCCGGATGTGGAAATTATAGGGGAGAGCGATCGACTTGAAGGTGTGATGGAGACTGTCACTCGATTGAGGCCGTCTGTTCTTCTTCTTGACGTTCAGCTTCCTGATGGAGATGGGCCGGAATTAGCTGAAAAATTGGCAGAAATGCCTGTCCACCCAGGGATCATTATGATCTCTGTGCAAAAAGACGTTGCGTTTTTGCGAAAAGCTATGCAGGCTGGCGCACGTGACTATTTGTTGAAGCCTTTTACGAGCGCTGAACTCGTAGATGCCATTAGACGCGTCAATACAGAAACTCTTTCAAAAGGTGGCACACGTCAGGCTGAGAGAATTGCTATTTGGAGTTGCCGAGGTGGCGCCGGAGGTTCATCTTTTTCTATATCTTTAGCATCTCAATTGGCCATGATGGGCAAACGTACGGCTCTGATTGACGGCGATCTCTATATGGGTGACGTGGCCTTTCTTTTAAATACACCCTATGAATTGAGTTGGACAAACTGGGCAAATGAATGTCTTAGCGGAGTAGCCGATGGTGAACGTTATCTTGCTCTGGGGCCTAACAACCTCATGATTATGCCAACAGCTAAAAATCCTGTACAGGCCGAACTTATCAAAGCGGGAATGGCAGATCGCTTGATTCAATCTCTTTCTGATCGTTTTGACTATATATTTGTCGACTTGCACCGTAATCTTGACGATATAAGTGTCGAACTTGCTGAAGGATGTCAACGTTTATGGCTTGTATCAGATTGTACCTGTACTGGCGTAAAAAATTTACATTTGGTTTCGGGTCTTCTCGATCAGTTACGTATTCCCTGGATTGAAAGAGCTGTCATTTTAAACCGAGTTGAACGAGAGCATCGTTCTATAGTAGAAAAAATTGATAAGGAATATACAGTAAAAGGTATTCTTCCCTTCGAATCAAAGCTTGAAAACGGGTGGCTAAGGGGGGAACCGCTTATTATCGACCAGCCTCGGGCAGCCTACTCGAAGATAATACGAGAGATAGCTTCTGCTCTTGAGGTGCGAGAGAAGGTGACAAGCTAA
- a CDS encoding CpaF family protein → MSLLRRLAGDTAGQRRGRGSVSELYRETHRRILSRLADEVDMEEIAAQPDWGKSSLVKEQITLEIQSMLEEVKGLNAAELSRLEDDLLNEVFGYGPIQPLLDDDTVTEVMVNGCDMVYVERWGKIEPADVFFNDDNHIRRIIDKIVAPLGRRIDEASPMVDARLPDGSRVNAVIPPISIDGPTLTVRKFRREPFSAQDLIALGTLSDESVSFLRVATEARYNILVTGGTGSGKTTTLNVLSSFIPNRERIVTIEDAAELSMQQDHVVRMESRPVNIEGTGAVTIRMLVRNSLRMRPDRIIVGECRGEEAFDMLQAMNTGHDGSLTTLHANSPRDVLSRLESMVLMAGMELPIRAIREQISSGIDLIVHQERLKDGSRRVLTISEITGMEGDTIQMQDLFTFNHQGFDDAGRVRGNLDPTGIQPHRSYKFDMAGVTLPKDILRAKRGS, encoded by the coding sequence ATGAGCCTTTTACGACGTTTGGCTGGTGATACAGCAGGTCAGCGGCGAGGTCGAGGATCTGTTTCCGAGTTATATCGTGAAACTCATCGTCGTATCTTATCTCGGTTGGCTGATGAAGTTGATATGGAAGAAATAGCGGCTCAGCCTGATTGGGGTAAATCATCCTTGGTTAAAGAACAGATCACCCTTGAAATTCAATCTATGCTTGAGGAAGTTAAAGGCCTTAATGCGGCTGAATTAAGCCGTCTTGAAGACGACCTTTTAAATGAGGTTTTTGGGTATGGACCGATTCAACCCTTATTAGACGATGATACAGTGACAGAAGTAATGGTAAACGGTTGCGATATGGTGTATGTAGAACGGTGGGGCAAAATAGAACCTGCGGATGTTTTCTTTAATGACGACAATCACATACGCCGGATTATTGATAAAATTGTTGCCCCATTAGGCCGTCGTATAGATGAGGCGTCACCTATGGTCGATGCCCGTTTGCCTGACGGTTCACGTGTCAATGCTGTTATTCCGCCTATTTCCATTGACGGGCCGACGTTGACAGTTCGAAAGTTCAGACGGGAACCTTTTTCTGCCCAGGATCTTATTGCTTTAGGTACGCTTTCAGATGAATCCGTGAGTTTTTTGCGGGTAGCAACTGAAGCTCGGTACAACATTCTTGTTACAGGTGGAACTGGTTCGGGTAAAACGACAACGTTAAATGTACTTTCAAGTTTTATACCGAATCGAGAACGTATAGTCACTATAGAAGATGCGGCAGAGTTAAGTATGCAACAAGACCATGTTGTTCGTATGGAATCTCGTCCTGTAAATATAGAAGGAACGGGAGCTGTAACTATACGAATGCTTGTGAGGAACTCGCTCCGTATGCGTCCCGATCGAATTATCGTAGGTGAGTGTCGCGGAGAAGAAGCTTTCGATATGCTTCAGGCTATGAATACTGGTCATGATGGCTCTTTAACCACTCTTCATGCTAACTCACCGAGAGATGTTCTCTCTCGTCTTGAAAGCATGGTTCTTATGGCGGGGATGGAATTGCCTATACGGGCTATTCGTGAGCAGATATCGTCAGGTATAGATCTTATCGTTCATCAGGAACGACTGAAAGATGGTTCTCGTCGTGTTCTTACAATTTCAGAGATAACAGGTATGGAAGGTGACACGATTCAGATGCAAGATCTCTTTACTTTTAACCATCAAGGTTTTGACGATGCGGGGCGAGTTCGAGGAAATCTTGATCCAACGGGTATTCAACCCCATCGTAGCTATAAATTTGATATGGCTGGGGTAACATTGCCAAAAGATATTTTACGGGCCAAAAGGGGGAGTTAA
- a CDS encoding type II secretion system F family protein, whose amino-acid sequence MGGILFALVIGVLLFLMAVGLSMIWIGEETDQVSRTESWFTRGREQKKVDDKKVFAKHLTSDAFLKKMEADLIKADMPLKPQEALLIWLGILIVIPFLLFIVRGPFGLAVGLVGAIVTPIFVARVRKQRRLHKFERQIPPMLDMISSGLRAGFSFLQSLQNTASQMEAPLGDTLQQVVAEISLGLDLEDVLNRWVDRVGSMDLELVVTSILIQKEIGGNLAKILENIARVMRDRQDVAAQMRALTSQGRLEGLIISILPVAMAVIINLMNPGYLTPLFTTPTGQKMLGVAVFFAFVGILIIQRIVKPRY is encoded by the coding sequence ATGGGAGGGATACTCTTTGCTTTGGTAATAGGTGTGCTTCTCTTCTTAATGGCGGTAGGGCTTTCTATGATCTGGATTGGAGAAGAGACAGATCAGGTTTCACGTACGGAATCATGGTTTACGCGAGGGCGAGAACAGAAAAAAGTTGACGATAAAAAAGTTTTTGCAAAACATCTTACATCCGATGCTTTTCTTAAAAAAATGGAGGCAGACCTTATAAAAGCAGATATGCCTCTTAAACCACAGGAAGCTTTACTCATATGGCTTGGCATTCTTATCGTCATTCCTTTTCTTCTCTTTATAGTACGAGGCCCCTTTGGGTTGGCTGTCGGGTTGGTTGGGGCTATTGTAACCCCTATTTTTGTTGCTAGAGTTCGTAAACAAAGAAGACTTCATAAATTTGAGCGCCAAATACCTCCAATGCTTGATATGATTTCTTCTGGATTGCGGGCTGGTTTTAGCTTTTTACAGTCTTTACAGAATACGGCGTCACAAATGGAAGCGCCTCTAGGGGACACGTTACAACAGGTTGTTGCAGAAATTTCTTTGGGTTTAGATCTTGAAGACGTTCTTAACCGTTGGGTTGATCGTGTTGGAAGTATGGATCTTGAGTTAGTAGTAACATCCATTCTTATTCAAAAAGAGATTGGTGGAAATTTGGCTAAAATTTTAGAGAATATAGCACGTGTTATGCGTGATCGGCAGGATGTGGCCGCTCAAATGAGAGCATTGACGTCGCAAGGGCGCCTTGAGGGACTCATTATCTCTATACTACCTGTAGCTATGGCCGTTATTATTAATCTTATGAACCCGGGTTATTTAACTCCTCTTTTCACCACGCCTACAGGACAGAAAATGTTGGGAGTAGCTGTTTTCTTTGCTTTTGTTGGAATCCTGATTATACAACGTATTGTTAAACCTCGTTATTAA
- a CDS encoding type II secretion system F family protein produces the protein MEFLVIVFLMLIVTLGIFLVLNTISPQKADSFDRAARFTGEEEEEIATFKERVVDPFRVKISRVGRFFFPNEAIARMDRYCLFAGRPMGIRGEVLAGLKVSFALIFAMIAAFLLPAPLRITGALILGALAYLIPGIWISGKGKERQTQARNQLPDVMDLMVVSVEAGLGLDAAMSRVADRLRGPMGENFARALHEISLGENRQKALHGITERLPIEEVRHFVTSLIQAEELGVSVSDVLRSQAGALKRFRRLKAEEHARKAPIKILFPMILFIFPSLFVVILGPAFISIMEAFAK, from the coding sequence GTGGAGTTTCTTGTTATTGTATTTTTAATGCTCATAGTTACGCTAGGAATTTTTCTGGTTCTCAATACAATTTCTCCTCAAAAAGCGGATTCTTTTGACAGAGCAGCGCGTTTTACGGGGGAAGAGGAAGAAGAAATTGCTACGTTCAAAGAGCGAGTTGTCGATCCTTTTCGCGTCAAAATAAGCCGTGTTGGTCGTTTCTTCTTTCCAAATGAGGCGATTGCCCGTATGGACCGATATTGTCTTTTCGCCGGCCGCCCTATGGGAATACGGGGGGAGGTTCTTGCCGGTCTTAAGGTATCATTTGCTTTGATTTTTGCTATGATAGCTGCTTTTCTTCTTCCTGCACCATTACGTATTACCGGGGCGCTTATTCTTGGTGCTTTAGCTTATCTTATTCCAGGAATATGGATTAGCGGCAAAGGTAAGGAGCGGCAGACACAGGCTCGAAATCAGCTTCCCGATGTTATGGATCTTATGGTAGTAAGTGTAGAGGCTGGTTTAGGCCTTGATGCGGCTATGTCTCGTGTGGCAGATCGTCTGCGTGGCCCAATGGGTGAGAATTTTGCACGTGCTCTTCATGAGATTAGTTTGGGAGAAAATCGTCAAAAGGCACTTCATGGCATTACGGAAAGATTGCCTATCGAAGAAGTGCGTCATTTTGTTACAAGTCTTATTCAGGCAGAAGAACTCGGTGTCTCAGTCAGTGATGTATTGCGCAGTCAAGCAGGAGCTTTAAAACGTTTCCGCCGTCTTAAAGCTGAAGAACATGCTCGGAAGGCTCCTATTAAGATACTTTTTCCCATGATTCTTTTTATCTTCCCATCACTTTTTGTCGTTATCCTGGGCCCAGCTTTCATATCGATTATGGAAGCCTTTGCAAAATAA
- a CDS encoding DUF192 domain-containing protein: protein MDIRRFRNKRPYKILNSRGDVIFSPLYFADSFSSRFMGLMFVPLPNLPWGIILKPCNAIHTIGMRFNLDVFFLDDNNQVLEIRRDVTPWSLCRNKKARSVLECPAGNIPLNEINIGSQIFFEDSF from the coding sequence ATGGATATTAGAAGGTTTAGAAATAAACGCCCATATAAAATCTTGAATTCAAGAGGAGATGTTATATTCTCTCCTCTCTATTTTGCTGATTCTTTTTCCTCTCGATTTATGGGACTCATGTTTGTTCCCCTACCCAATCTCCCGTGGGGAATCATTTTGAAGCCGTGCAATGCTATACATACCATAGGAATGCGTTTTAATCTCGATGTTTTTTTTCTTGATGACAACAATCAGGTTTTAGAAATACGGCGCGATGTAACTCCATGGTCGTTATGCAGGAATAAAAAGGCACGAAGTGTCTTGGAATGCCCCGCAGGGAATATTCCCTTAAATGAAATTAATATAGGGAGTCAAATCTTTTTTGAAGATTCTTTTTAA